A stretch of the Bacteroidota bacterium genome encodes the following:
- a CDS encoding UDP-3-O-(3-hydroxymyristoyl)glucosamine N-acyltransferase has translation MKLASSYTLKDIAAIINCEFDGKADHLITGLNEIHMVEPGDIVFVDHPKYYDKALLSKATTILINKKVACPQGKALLISEDPFRDYNKLVRHFQPLSYSLKQIGETAKVGKTSILMPGVYLGNNVTIGEHCVIHPNVTIYDNCHIGNNVIIHANTVIGADAFYYKKRTDYFDKMISCGSVIIENDVEIGALCTIDKGVSGDTKIGAGTKIDNHVQIAHDTQIGKMCLIAAHVAVAGVVIIEDGVTLWGQAGVRSDVKLGKGSVLLAQSGLGEDIPAGKTYFGSPAGEARGKMKEVAALKMLPDLIKKITEK, from the coding sequence ATGAAATTAGCATCCTCTTATACATTAAAAGACATCGCTGCCATCATCAATTGTGAATTTGATGGCAAAGCGGACCATCTCATCACCGGATTAAATGAAATTCACATGGTGGAGCCCGGAGATATCGTTTTTGTGGATCATCCAAAGTATTATGATAAAGCCTTATTATCAAAAGCAACAACAATTCTTATCAATAAAAAAGTAGCCTGTCCGCAAGGAAAAGCATTATTAATTTCAGAAGATCCATTTAGAGATTACAATAAACTTGTCCGCCATTTTCAACCACTTTCTTATTCCTTAAAACAAATAGGTGAAACAGCTAAAGTAGGCAAAACCAGCATCCTTATGCCGGGAGTATATCTTGGAAACAATGTTACGATTGGTGAACACTGTGTGATACATCCGAATGTGACCATTTATGATAATTGCCATATTGGGAACAATGTAATTATTCACGCGAATACGGTAATTGGTGCGGATGCTTTTTATTATAAAAAGAGGACAGACTATTTTGATAAAATGATTTCATGTGGAAGTGTTATTATTGAAAATGATGTTGAAATTGGTGCGCTTTGCACTATCGACAAAGGTGTTTCCGGGGATACTAAAATTGGTGCGGGTACAAAAATTGATAATCATGTACAAATAGCACACGATACACAAATTGGAAAAATGTGTTTAATCGCTGCCCATGTTGCTGTTGCGGGAGTAGTTATTATAGAAGATGGAGTTACCTTATGGGGGCAGGCAGGCGTTCGGAGTGACGTTAAATTAGGAAAAGGCTCTGTATTGTTGGCTCAATCAGGCTTAGGAGAGGATATTCCGGCAGGAAAAACGTACTTTGGATCACCAGCAGGGGAAGCGAGAGGGAAAATGAAAGAAGTTGCTGCATTAAAAATGCTCCCTGATTTAATAAAGAAGATTACTGAGAAATAG
- a CDS encoding PP2C family protein-serine/threonine phosphatase yields the protein MSASPTNKNQSKRVKDIKLNSLLEITKAINNNFSTEQLLEIFEEVLEKQLNIGKLVLFSNEHDSWKCILKYGVGEEYNDINVECDLLSITEIGTINFSQKRLSKAFEIVIPVFHKSHPLAYVLIGDLEDKVEVSPAIKHLPFVQTLTSIIVVAIENKKLARDTIRQAAMRKELELASEMQSMLFPSSLPRDKNIDTAAFYLPHQQVGGDYYDFMWLNENECAFCVADVSGKGVAAALLMSNFQANLRVLFQHTSSLTELVKELNGKVMANAKGEKFITLFIAKYNLVTRTLTYVNAAHNPPLLASGNSVSTLKIGCTGLGMFDEIDKIKEGIVNISPGTTIVCYTDGLTELENDKGEDFGIDSLKELIKNNPKLNMMELNVKIMETVMNYKQSRPYIDDIALFSIKVF from the coding sequence ATGTCAGCTAGTCCAACAAATAAAAATCAATCAAAAAGAGTTAAGGATATTAAACTTAACTCCTTGTTGGAAATTACCAAAGCGATTAACAACAATTTTTCTACCGAGCAGTTACTCGAAATTTTTGAAGAAGTTTTAGAGAAACAGTTAAACATAGGAAAGCTTGTGCTATTCAGTAACGAGCACGATAGCTGGAAGTGCATTCTAAAATATGGTGTAGGTGAAGAATATAATGACATCAATGTGGAGTGTGATTTATTATCCATAACGGAAATTGGCACCATTAATTTTTCTCAAAAAAGACTCAGCAAAGCATTTGAAATCGTTATTCCTGTTTTTCATAAATCCCACCCATTGGCTTATGTACTGATTGGAGATTTGGAAGACAAAGTGGAAGTGAGTCCGGCCATTAAACATTTACCATTCGTACAAACACTTACGAGTATTATTGTTGTAGCCATCGAGAATAAAAAATTAGCACGCGATACGATTCGTCAAGCCGCGATGCGTAAAGAGCTCGAACTGGCATCTGAAATGCAATCAATGCTTTTTCCAAGTTCATTGCCACGCGATAAAAACATTGATACAGCCGCATTTTATTTGCCGCACCAGCAAGTTGGAGGCGACTATTATGACTTCATGTGGTTAAATGAAAACGAATGCGCATTTTGTGTTGCAGACGTTTCAGGAAAAGGGGTGGCTGCTGCTTTATTGATGTCAAATTTTCAAGCAAATCTTCGTGTATTGTTTCAGCATACATCTTCCCTTACCGAATTGGTAAAAGAATTAAATGGGAAGGTAATGGCGAATGCAAAAGGTGAAAAATTTATTACTCTGTTTATTGCAAAGTACAACTTGGTTACGCGAACATTAACCTACGTAAATGCTGCGCACAACCCACCCTTGTTAGCATCCGGCAATTCTGTAAGCACACTCAAAATCGGATGTACCGGACTCGGGATGTTTGATGAAATTGATAAGATAAAAGAAGGGATTGTCAACATTTCTCCCGGAACTACCATTGTTTGTTATACCGATGGTTTAACAGAATTAGAAAACGATAAAGGAGAAGATTTCGGAATTGATTCACTAAAAGAATTAATCAAAAACAACCCGAAATTAAATATGATGGAATTAAATGTAAAAATTATGGAAACGGTAATGAATTATAAACAGAGCCGACCTTACATTGATGACATTGCCTTGTTTAGCATCAAGGTATTTTAA
- a CDS encoding O-antigen ligase family protein, whose protein sequence is MLEQKNIKWVYALSIAFILVNAICTYFEFYYFNLLPAAILVLLLALFSLDKLILIVVFLTPLAINLQNIDGGFGLSLPTEPIIFGIMMVFIFKQLYSNSLEASLMKHPITIAILINLVWIFITSITSDLPVVSFKFLIARLWFVIAFYFIGTQLFKKFNNIKVFTWLYILSFSIIIVYTLYNHALVNFDEQIANYIMSPFYNDHTVYGAMLAMFLPMLFFYTMNKKYSGSVKFAASLFLILFIVALIFSYTRAAWVSLVVALVAYILLLLRIKFRTILIAFVGLCAVALYYQTEIIMKLEKNRQDASQDFNEHIESISNISTDASNLERLNRWNAAFRMFKERPIFGWGPGTYSFEYAPFQHAHEKTIISTNMGDKGNAHSEYIGPLCESGVLGALTFIGIVIVVLSTGFRLYYTVKENETKKMVLVLLLGFITYIVHGGLNNFLDTDKASVPFWGFVAALVAIDLYHKNKPKQEQIAD, encoded by the coding sequence TTGTTAGAACAGAAAAATATAAAATGGGTGTATGCCTTAAGTATAGCTTTTATACTTGTAAATGCGATATGCACTTATTTTGAATTTTATTACTTCAATCTATTGCCGGCAGCCATTTTGGTGCTCTTGTTGGCTCTTTTTTCTTTGGATAAATTAATACTAATTGTTGTTTTTCTAACCCCTCTTGCCATTAATCTTCAGAATATTGATGGAGGTTTTGGACTCAGCTTGCCTACAGAACCAATCATCTTTGGAATTATGATGGTTTTTATTTTTAAGCAATTGTATAGCAATTCCTTAGAAGCGAGCTTAATGAAGCATCCAATTACAATAGCCATTCTGATTAATTTGGTTTGGATATTTATTACTTCTATCACCAGTGACCTTCCAGTTGTTTCATTTAAATTTTTAATTGCACGCTTGTGGTTTGTGATTGCCTTTTATTTTATTGGAACACAACTATTCAAGAAGTTTAATAACATTAAAGTCTTTACATGGCTATACATTCTCTCCTTTTCAATTATTATTGTTTATACACTTTACAATCATGCATTGGTCAACTTTGATGAGCAAATTGCCAATTACATTATGTCGCCTTTTTATAACGATCATACTGTTTATGGTGCAATGTTGGCGATGTTCCTGCCGATGTTGTTTTTTTATACAATGAATAAAAAATACAGTGGAAGCGTGAAATTTGCTGCCTCCCTATTTTTGATTTTATTTATTGTGGCGTTGATTTTTTCATACACGCGAGCAGCATGGGTAAGTTTGGTTGTAGCACTTGTAGCCTACATTTTATTGTTATTGAGAATAAAATTTAGAACCATTTTAATAGCCTTTGTCGGACTTTGTGCAGTTGCATTGTATTATCAAACAGAAATCATCATGAAGTTGGAGAAGAATCGCCAAGATGCCTCTCAGGACTTCAATGAACACATTGAGTCGATTTCAAATATTTCTACAGATGCTTCGAATTTGGAGCGTCTAAATCGATGGAATGCAGCTTTTAGAATGTTTAAGGAACGTCCTATTTTTGGATGGGGACCGGGTACATATAGTTTCGAATACGCTCCTTTTCAGCATGCGCACGAAAAAACGATTATCAGTACCAATATGGGTGATAAAGGTAACGCACACAGTGAATATATCGGCCCTCTATGCGAGTCGGGTGTTTTAGGTGCACTTACATTTATTGGGATTGTAATTGTGGTGCTTTCAACAGGTTTTAGATTGTATTATACTGTGAAAGAGAATGAAACAAAGAAAATGGTTTTAGTACTCTTGCTCGGATTTATTACCTACATCGTACATGGTGGTTTAAATAACTTTTTGGATACAGATAAAGCTTCTGTTCCTTTTTGGGGATTTGTTGCAGCGCTTGTTGCAATTGACTTATACCACAAAAATAAGCCGAAACAAGAACAAATTGCGGATTAA
- a CDS encoding oligosaccharide flippase family protein has product MQKKFLTNLGLILFLNLLIKPIYIFGIEKAVQEQVGTAAYGIYFAIFNFSFLLTIILDFGITNFNNKNIAQNSHLFTKHFSSLFTLKLILAVIYIIIVVVIGLVIGYDTRLMKLLLIQGFNMFLVFFINYLRSNLAALHLFKTDGMISVMDRSIMIVAGIVLLNSGILYSENGIMYFVYTQTCSLLLTVVITFLIIVKKTHSFKLSWNWPFSLMILKKSFPFAILTLLMSFYNRIDSVMIERMLPDGDIQSGIYAQGFRILDATKMIAFLVAGVLLPVFSRMLKHKESVESLIKLISTLLLAPAIVIGVGCFFYNTELIGQLYPQHVNETAEVYALHLQQSAKIFSLLMLSFVAVSTTYIFGTLLTANGNMRQLNYMAASGMILNIILNYILIQQYEAFGSAISSMFTQFITAIIQVAIAQRIFKFKVNYRLINIFITFIVGVIAINYGSKMLHFDWMINFAIMVVACGLWAFITGIISIKSMFRLLKYG; this is encoded by the coding sequence ATGCAAAAAAAGTTTCTGACCAATTTAGGGTTAATCTTGTTTTTGAATTTGTTGATCAAGCCCATCTATATATTTGGGATTGAGAAAGCTGTTCAGGAACAGGTTGGCACTGCTGCATACGGAATTTATTTTGCCATCTTCAATTTTTCCTTTTTACTCACCATTATTTTGGATTTTGGGATAACAAATTTCAATAATAAAAACATCGCTCAGAATAGCCATTTATTCACCAAACATTTTTCCAGCCTATTTACTCTCAAGTTAATTTTAGCTGTCATTTACATCATTATTGTTGTGGTTATTGGTTTGGTGATTGGTTATGATACTCGATTAATGAAACTCTTGTTAATTCAAGGTTTTAATATGTTTTTGGTATTCTTTATTAATTATTTGCGTTCCAATTTGGCGGCTCTTCATTTGTTTAAAACGGATGGAATGATATCTGTAATGGATCGTTCAATAATGATTGTTGCCGGGATTGTATTGCTCAATTCGGGTATTCTCTATTCCGAAAATGGAATTATGTATTTTGTGTATACACAAACCTGTTCGTTGCTTCTTACAGTTGTAATTACATTTTTAATCATTGTAAAGAAAACACATTCTTTTAAGTTAAGCTGGAATTGGCCCTTTTCGTTAATGATCTTGAAAAAGAGTTTTCCGTTTGCCATTTTAACATTGTTAATGTCATTCTATAATCGTATCGACTCTGTGATGATTGAGCGTATGTTGCCGGATGGCGATATACAATCGGGTATTTATGCGCAGGGTTTTCGGATTTTAGATGCAACCAAAATGATTGCCTTTTTAGTGGCTGGTGTTCTCTTGCCAGTTTTTTCTCGTATGTTGAAGCATAAAGAGTCCGTAGAATCTTTAATTAAGCTGATTAGCACCTTATTGCTTGCTCCGGCAATTGTTATTGGAGTGGGCTGTTTTTTTTATAACACTGAGCTTATCGGCCAATTATACCCGCAACATGTAAATGAAACAGCTGAAGTGTATGCATTGCATTTACAGCAGTCGGCAAAAATATTTAGCTTATTAATGTTAAGTTTTGTAGCTGTGTCAACAACCTATATTTTCGGAACCTTGCTGACTGCGAATGGGAACATGCGACAGTTGAATTATATGGCAGCTTCTGGAATGATTCTCAATATCATTCTAAATTATATCTTGATTCAACAGTATGAGGCCTTTGGGTCAGCTATTTCAAGCATGTTTACACAGTTCATAACAGCGATTATACAGGTTGCCATTGCACAGCGGATTTTCAAATTTAAGGTCAATTATCGATTGATAAATATCTTCATTACATTCATTGTTGGTGTAATTGCAATCAATTATGGCTCAAAAATGCTCCATTTTGATTGGATGATTAATTTTGCTATAATGGTTGTTGCGTGCGGTTTATGGGCATTTATTACCGGAATTATTAGCATAAAGTCGATGTTTCGACTGCTTAAGTACGGATAA
- a CDS encoding FkbM family methyltransferase: MTVHLARTIKGVTVYSFEPMPNNIIAFKRIVKYFKLDNVKLFEIALGNSEGEVEMVMPVISNVRMQGLSHVVHESIPDNNVGERFKVPLRMLDNMIEITNSGKRISGIKIDVENFEFFVLDGAKQLIAKNKPVVYAELWENENREKCFELFRSLNYKAVVVVDNKAVEFDATKHKTQNFIFLTK, translated from the coding sequence ATGACAGTTCATTTGGCTCGCACCATCAAAGGAGTGACCGTATACAGCTTTGAGCCAATGCCGAATAATATCATTGCATTTAAGCGGATTGTGAAGTATTTTAAATTGGATAATGTAAAATTATTTGAAATTGCGCTTGGGAATAGCGAAGGTGAAGTGGAAATGGTGATGCCGGTAATCTCGAATGTTCGCATGCAGGGATTAAGTCATGTTGTGCATGAATCCATACCAGACAATAATGTCGGTGAGCGCTTTAAAGTTCCCTTGAGAATGTTAGACAATATGATTGAGATTACCAATTCTGGTAAGCGTATTAGCGGAATAAAAATAGATGTTGAAAATTTTGAATTTTTTGTATTGGATGGCGCCAAACAGCTAATTGCTAAAAACAAGCCGGTAGTATATGCTGAATTGTGGGAAAATGAAAACAGAGAAAAGTGTTTTGAATTGTTTCGTTCGTTGAATTACAAGGCGGTTGTTGTTGTTGATAATAAAGCTGTTGAATTTGATGCAACCAAACACAAAACACAAAATTTCATTTTTTTAACAAAGTAG
- a CDS encoding glycosyltransferase family 4 protein, which produces MEIVVNTRLLIQNKLEGIGWFTYETLRRITAKHPEHHFVFLFDRDFDEDFIFSDNVTPLILSPQARHPILFYWWFEFSVANFLNRFKPDLFLSPDGYLSLKANCKQLAVIHDINFEHHPKDVSWMVRKYYTHFFPKFAKKATRIATVSEFSKKDIVDCYKTNPSLIDVVYNGCNQAYIPISHDLKIKTKQTFSSGCDYFLFVGALQPRKNISRLFEAFDSFKASEKNDVKLVIVGEKYRWTKEIKETYLSMKFKEDVIFTGRLNTNDLHHFIASALAMTYIPYFEGFGIPILEAMNCDTPVITSNITSMPEVAGDAALLVDPFSVDSISKAMIYMYKDADMRQSLIEKGRKRKLDFSWDKTADALWSSIEKTLNA; this is translated from the coding sequence ATGGAAATAGTAGTAAATACGCGATTACTAATACAAAATAAGTTAGAAGGTATAGGATGGTTCACATATGAAACCCTCAGACGTATCACAGCGAAACATCCTGAACACCACTTCGTTTTTCTATTTGACCGTGATTTTGATGAGGATTTTATATTTTCAGATAATGTTACGCCACTTATTTTGTCTCCGCAAGCACGTCATCCGATTCTTTTCTATTGGTGGTTCGAGTTTTCTGTCGCCAATTTTTTAAACCGATTTAAACCCGACCTTTTTCTTTCTCCGGATGGATATTTATCGCTCAAAGCCAATTGTAAACAATTAGCCGTTATTCACGATATCAATTTCGAACATCATCCAAAAGATGTTTCATGGATGGTTCGCAAGTATTACACACACTTTTTTCCAAAATTTGCTAAAAAGGCAACCCGAATTGCAACCGTTTCCGAATTTTCAAAAAAAGACATTGTTGATTGCTATAAAACTAACCCATCTTTGATAGATGTTGTTTACAATGGCTGCAACCAAGCATACATACCAATCAGCCACGATTTGAAAATCAAAACAAAACAAACCTTTTCGAGTGGATGCGACTATTTTTTATTTGTTGGAGCATTACAGCCAAGAAAGAATATTTCCAGGCTATTTGAAGCATTCGACTCCTTTAAAGCAAGCGAAAAGAATGATGTAAAATTGGTTATTGTAGGAGAAAAGTATCGCTGGACAAAGGAGATAAAAGAGACCTACCTCAGCATGAAATTCAAAGAGGACGTCATTTTTACCGGTCGCTTAAATACAAATGACCTACATCATTTTATTGCGTCAGCTTTAGCGATGACCTATATCCCCTATTTCGAGGGTTTTGGCATTCCTATTTTAGAAGCAATGAATTGTGATACACCTGTTATCACAAGTAACATTACATCCATGCCGGAAGTTGCAGGTGATGCAGCTCTATTGGTAGATCCATTCTCGGTTGATTCAATCAGCAAAGCAATGATATACATGTATAAAGATGCAGATATGCGTCAATCATTAATCGAAAAAGGCAGAAAACGCAAGCTTGATTTCAGCTGGGACAAAACAGCTGATGCCTTATGGAGCTCCATTGAAAAAACGTTAAATGCTTAA
- a CDS encoding ribonuclease HII, translating to MLKKYFDKNLIEAGCDEAGRGCLAGPVHAAAVILPKNFKNKLLDDSKKLTDKQRKELRPIIEAEAIAWAVGIVSVEEIDEINILNASFLAMHRALDQLKTTPQSLLIDGNRFKKYKEIPHTCIIQGDGKYLSIAAASILAKTYRDDLMDELHEKFPQYDWLHNRAYATASHRKAIERFGITEHHRKSFKQLPDQLKIEF from the coding sequence ATGCTTAAAAAATATTTCGATAAAAACCTGATTGAAGCAGGATGTGATGAAGCCGGTAGAGGCTGCTTGGCTGGACCGGTTCATGCGGCAGCTGTTATTCTTCCCAAAAACTTTAAAAATAAATTACTGGACGATTCAAAAAAGTTAACAGACAAACAACGAAAAGAATTACGTCCAATCATTGAGGCAGAAGCGATTGCCTGGGCAGTGGGAATTGTAAGTGTTGAAGAAATTGACGAAATCAATATTTTAAACGCTTCTTTCCTCGCAATGCACCGAGCACTCGATCAACTAAAAACCACACCTCAAAGTTTATTAATTGATGGTAACCGATTTAAAAAATACAAAGAGATCCCTCATACCTGCATTATACAAGGTGATGGAAAATACTTAAGCATTGCCGCTGCTTCTATTCTAGCTAAAACATACAGGGATGACCTTATGGATGAACTCCACGAAAAGTTTCCTCAATACGATTGGCTGCACAACAGAGCGTATGCTACAGCAAGTCATCGCAAAGCTATTGAACGATTTGGAATTACCGAACATCACCGCAAAAGCTTCAAACAACTCCCCGACCAATTAAAAATAGAATTTTAA
- a CDS encoding DUF3352 domain-containing protein: MQRKIIFGIVVTILLIGGMYWFFHTKEARVPISESINAIPTDAAIIFESKQSKNTWKKLSQTNIMWEELIVTESVSQINQQGVYIDSILEATPEIAAHLDNHSIFISAHSNGNNSFDLLYTISLPNLTYKSAVEEFFFENIYNSKKTKTEQEFEGETIHTISTATSHFSFSISEGIVIISLNQKLIQNSIHQLKSGISLNNNKQFKKIISTAGKNVDANVYINYQNFSSLSAPLLLLKTSKTIPALTNFADCSSWDISIKPNALMLSGFTAASDSGKSFLSLFSNQKPQEMEVIKIIPSSSNTFLFLGMSSVKTFQEDYKKQLTVKKEINTYTGFIKKINSELNTDIENSMLQWMDNEMALVLNTDSEKNSECSAYAIIRSNNIEEALNTLNELSSASKANESTNDTVSYKGYFINHLNINNLLPNLLGSQFQKIKHNYFTAIENYILFANTSNEIQSYIDAIESRKTFANDKNYKAFSENISAESNVYLYNSIARSNTLYSNFVNEELANTLNAKEELIKKFEAIGIQFSSNNKLFYSNIFLKYNPEQKQQAGTIWEAKLDTTISSRPYLLINHKTKGKEVFVQDDANKIYLISNTGKIIWTKKINEKIMSDVMQVDVLKNNKLQLIFNTRSYIYMFDRNGNDMEGFPIKLRSPATNAISVIDYEKNRDYRIFIATENKRIVCYKANGEQLTAFAFDKTADQVFTPIQYFMANNKDHLIAIDKSGKIYILDRKGGIRVNLIEQMEEGIRNYFVEGGKDYSKSYIIAADTLGNMIKISLTNQKERIKLQDFETSPYFDYKDINNDKTKEYILLTRSELKVFGQDKALLFKYEFENKISQTPLFFLFPDNQGKIGVTSEDSSELYLFNNNGALFEGFPINGKTSFTIGDLNNEGHYNLITGSSENSIFVYQLK, from the coding sequence ATGCAAAGAAAAATAATATTCGGAATTGTTGTTACTATACTGCTCATTGGTGGCATGTATTGGTTTTTCCATACCAAAGAAGCACGAGTCCCTATTAGCGAAAGCATCAATGCAATTCCAACGGATGCAGCTATCATTTTTGAAAGCAAACAATCGAAAAACACCTGGAAAAAACTCTCGCAAACGAATATTATGTGGGAAGAACTTATAGTGACAGAAAGTGTTTCCCAAATAAATCAACAAGGTGTTTATATAGATTCCATTTTAGAAGCCACGCCTGAAATTGCCGCCCACCTTGATAACCATTCTATTTTTATTTCTGCCCATAGTAATGGAAACAACAGCTTTGATTTACTTTACACGATTAGCTTACCCAATCTAACATACAAAAGCGCGGTGGAGGAATTCTTTTTTGAAAACATATACAATTCAAAAAAAACAAAAACAGAACAGGAATTTGAAGGAGAAACGATTCATACCATTTCAACAGCAACCAGCCATTTTTCTTTTTCGATCTCAGAAGGAATTGTCATTATTTCCTTAAATCAAAAACTAATACAAAACTCCATTCACCAATTAAAATCAGGCATTTCGTTAAACAACAACAAACAGTTCAAAAAAATAATTTCTACAGCGGGTAAAAATGTGGATGCGAATGTTTACATCAACTACCAAAATTTCTCTTCCTTATCCGCCCCACTTCTTCTGTTAAAAACGAGCAAAACAATTCCGGCTCTTACCAACTTTGCAGATTGCTCTAGCTGGGACATTTCAATTAAACCAAATGCATTGATGTTATCCGGATTCACAGCAGCAAGTGATTCAGGCAAGAGTTTTTTAAGTTTATTTAGTAATCAAAAACCACAAGAGATGGAGGTGATAAAAATTATTCCTTCCTCCTCAAATACTTTTTTGTTTTTAGGAATGAGCAGTGTGAAAACATTTCAAGAAGATTATAAAAAACAATTAACCGTAAAAAAAGAAATAAACACATACACAGGATTTATCAAAAAAATAAATTCTGAACTAAATACAGATATCGAAAACAGTATGCTCCAATGGATGGACAATGAAATGGCACTTGTTTTAAATACTGATTCTGAAAAAAACTCCGAATGCAGCGCTTATGCGATAATCCGATCAAACAACATTGAAGAAGCATTAAATACACTGAATGAACTAAGTTCTGCTTCAAAAGCAAACGAATCAACGAATGATACTGTTTCTTACAAAGGCTACTTCATCAATCATTTAAACATCAACAATTTACTACCCAATTTATTGGGTTCACAATTTCAGAAAATTAAACACAATTACTTCACTGCAATCGAAAACTACATCCTTTTCGCTAACACTTCGAATGAAATTCAATCCTATATCGATGCTATCGAAAGCAGAAAAACATTCGCAAATGATAAAAATTACAAAGCTTTTTCAGAAAACATCTCTGCGGAGTCCAATGTTTATTTATATAATTCCATCGCTAGATCCAATACTCTTTATAGCAATTTTGTAAACGAAGAATTAGCAAACACCTTGAATGCAAAAGAAGAATTGATTAAAAAATTTGAAGCCATCGGCATTCAATTTTCTTCCAACAACAAATTATTTTACAGCAATATCTTTTTAAAATACAATCCCGAACAAAAACAACAAGCCGGCACAATCTGGGAAGCAAAGCTAGATACAACAATAAGCAGTAGACCTTATCTTTTAATAAATCACAAAACGAAAGGAAAAGAAGTTTTTGTTCAAGATGATGCCAATAAAATTTATTTAATAAGCAATACAGGAAAAATTATCTGGACAAAAAAGATAAACGAAAAAATAATGAGTGATGTGATGCAAGTAGATGTGCTTAAAAACAATAAACTTCAATTGATTTTTAATACTCGCTCATACATCTATATGTTCGACAGGAATGGAAATGACATGGAAGGCTTTCCAATAAAACTGAGATCCCCTGCTACCAACGCAATTTCAGTAATCGATTATGAAAAAAATCGCGATTATCGAATTTTTATTGCAACCGAAAACAAACGCATTGTTTGTTATAAAGCAAATGGAGAACAATTAACTGCTTTTGCATTTGACAAAACAGCAGATCAAGTATTTACGCCCATACAATATTTTATGGCAAACAATAAAGATCATTTAATTGCAATTGATAAATCAGGGAAAATTTACATCCTGGATCGAAAAGGAGGCATTCGCGTAAATTTAATAGAACAAATGGAGGAAGGGATACGAAACTATTTTGTGGAAGGAGGGAAAGATTATTCAAAATCATACATTATTGCTGCTGACACACTCGGAAACATGATAAAAATCAGTTTAACAAATCAGAAAGAACGCATTAAACTGCAGGATTTTGAAACCTCACCCTACTTCGACTACAAAGATATTAACAATGATAAAACGAAAGAATACATCCTTCTGACTCGATCGGAATTAAAAGTTTTTGGCCAGGACAAAGCGCTCTTATTCAAATATGAGTTTGAAAATAAAATTTCACAAACCCCTCTATTCTTCTTATTCCCTGATAATCAGGGCAAAATTGGTGTCACTTCGGAAGATTCAAGCGAACTCTATTTATTCAATAACAATGGTGCCTTATTTGAGGGATTTCCAATCAATGGAAAAACGTCCTTTACCATTGGCGACCTCAATAATGAGGGTCATTACAACTTAATAACAGGAAGCTCTGAAAATTCAATTTTTGTCTACCAATTGAAGTAA